CAGCTTATCGTATTCCTGAGTACCCTTTTCGCCGGTAACCACATCGGTAAATTCCACCGTTTTATCTTGCTTGTTTATGCGGGTGACCTCGGTATTAACCTTAGCCACTATTTCTTTTGCGTCCCAATAAAAATTCGGATCCCGCACCACACCGGTAGGTGTACACAGTAATTTGTTTCTATCGTCGAAAAAACCACCCACAAAATAGGGGTATCCGCACGATGCCATAGACAGGTCAGCGCCTTTCTGAAATAAAGTGACTTCAGCAAATTCATCCATTCTGCGTGCTTTTGCAGCCGCTTTGGGTCCTGCAGCCGACCCACCAATAACGATAATTTTTTTACGCATGTTTTCTGTTTAGATTATTAGATAAAAGATTGTTAGATTTGGGGCAAAGCCACATCCCCCAGAATTAAGGGAGAAACCAAGAATCTAGGATTTCAGTAGGGCGTGTGAGACTGAGCCCCATGTACTCCATACCGCTTACTGAAACTCAGAACTCCATCCCCTTTCTGGCTTCAATGCCTTTTTGATAATAGTGTTTAATTTCTTTCATTTCTGTAACCAAATCGGCCGCTATCTTTAATTTCTCAGGAGCTTTACGGCCTGTTACCACAATCTCCAACCCATCTGCTCTTTTATCAATAACAGACAATAACTCCTCCACAGAAAATAAATTGTAAAACAAGGCGATGTTCGCTTCGTCCAAAATAACCAGATCATATTTTCCACTTCGGATAATGCCAGCAACTTCTTTCAATC
Above is a window of Saccharicrinis carchari DNA encoding:
- a CDS encoding cob(I)yrinic acid a,c-diamide adenosyltransferase, with protein sequence MKGYIQVYTGNGKGKTTAAIGLAIRALGAGKKVFFAQFVKGMEYAEHKILKALSPDITIRLYGLDCFIEKIATVKDIEAAKSGLKEVAGIIRSGKYDLVILDEANIALFYNLFSVEELLSVIDKRADGLEIVVTGRKAPEKLKIAADLVTEMKEIKHYYQKGIEARKGMEF